Proteins from a single region of Lelliottia sp. JS-SCA-14:
- a CDS encoding GlxA family transcriptional regulator — protein MKKILIIVPDGGMLFEAAGIADILMQANQLHPEGLAQPRYRIIIATTQPHQVIHGQSGLNLLADYRLPELDPREPLDTIIITGRGMNELESTAVVDWLHLAAPHARRIASICGGAMLLAQSGLLDGRRATTHWRLLETMQKTWPAIKVEGGPLYIQDGPIWTSGGVSSGFDLTLALVEEDYGFSLARDVAQDLVMYLRRPGGQLQFSRYNLHQSSSSGPIGELQTWILNHLTDDLCVEKLAEQAAMSPRNFTRVFTRETGASPARYVMEARLAAARQLLEQTSEPLERIAEQSGFGTSINLRRVFEKQLHLTPGEYRQRFHCRKMA, from the coding sequence ATGAAGAAAATCCTGATTATCGTCCCTGACGGCGGCATGTTGTTCGAAGCCGCCGGTATCGCAGACATTCTGATGCAGGCCAACCAGCTCCATCCCGAAGGCCTCGCCCAGCCTCGCTATCGCATTATTATCGCCACCACCCAGCCGCATCAGGTGATCCACGGCCAGTCCGGATTAAACCTGCTGGCGGACTATCGCCTGCCGGAGCTGGATCCGCGCGAACCGCTCGACACCATCATCATTACCGGTCGCGGGATGAACGAGCTGGAGAGCACCGCGGTGGTGGACTGGCTGCATCTGGCCGCCCCGCACGCCCGGCGCATCGCCTCGATTTGCGGCGGCGCGATGCTGCTGGCGCAGAGCGGTTTGCTCGACGGTCGCCGCGCCACCACCCACTGGCGGCTGCTGGAGACGATGCAAAAAACCTGGCCTGCCATCAAAGTTGAAGGCGGTCCGCTCTATATTCAGGACGGCCCGATCTGGACCTCTGGTGGCGTGAGCTCGGGGTTTGATTTGACGCTGGCGCTGGTCGAAGAGGACTACGGTTTTAGCCTGGCGCGCGACGTGGCCCAGGATCTGGTCATGTACCTGCGCCGCCCCGGCGGGCAGCTGCAGTTCAGCCGCTACAACCTGCACCAGTCCAGCAGTTCCGGGCCGATCGGCGAACTCCAGACCTGGATTTTGAACCATCTCACGGACGATCTTTGCGTCGAAAAACTGGCGGAACAGGCGGCGATGAGTCCACGCAATTTCACCCGCGTCTTTACGCGCGAAACCGGGGCGTCCCCGGCGCGTTACGTGATGGAAGCCCGCCTCGCCGCGGCCCGTCAGCTGCTGGAGCAGACCAGCGAACCGCTGGAGCGCATCGCGGAGCAGAGCGGGTTTGGCACCAGCATCAACCTCAGGCGCGTGTTTGAGAAACAGCTCCACCTCACCCCCGGCGAGTATCGCCAGCGCTTCCACTGCCGCAAAATGGCGTAA
- the gap gene encoding type I glyceraldehyde-3-phosphate dehydrogenase: MVKVGINGFGRIGRNFLRAALGNPDIEIVAINDLTDSKTLAHLLKYDSLLGTLPVPVEAADNHLQVDGKRITVFSERDPANIAWRSVDVDIVIEATGFFTDREKAAVHITSGGAKRVIISAPGKNDDLTVVMGVNHQLYDPAQHFVVSNGSCTTNGLAPAAQVLHQHFGIEHGLMNTTHAYTNSQALHDQPEKDLRGARAAALSIVPYSSGAAKALGKVIPELDGRLTGYSLRVPVPVVSIVDLTVTLSREATVEEVNNAFREAASAGPLKGILGYSDEPLVSSDYQGDPRSSIIDGLSTLVIGGNMVKILAWYDNEWGFSNRLVDLAVLMDEKGV; encoded by the coding sequence ATGGTTAAGGTCGGTATTAATGGTTTCGGCAGAATTGGACGCAACTTCCTGCGCGCTGCCCTCGGCAATCCGGACATTGAGATCGTGGCGATTAACGATCTGACGGACAGTAAAACCCTCGCTCATCTGCTGAAATACGACTCCCTGCTCGGGACGCTGCCAGTACCCGTGGAGGCTGCCGATAACCATCTGCAGGTGGATGGCAAACGGATTACGGTCTTCAGCGAGCGCGACCCGGCGAATATTGCGTGGCGCAGCGTCGACGTGGATATCGTGATTGAGGCCACCGGTTTCTTCACCGACCGCGAGAAAGCAGCGGTGCATATCACCAGCGGCGGTGCGAAACGGGTCATCATCTCCGCGCCGGGTAAGAACGACGATTTGACGGTGGTGATGGGCGTGAACCACCAGCTGTACGATCCGGCTCAGCATTTTGTGGTGAGTAACGGGAGTTGCACGACCAACGGTCTGGCCCCGGCGGCGCAGGTGCTGCATCAGCACTTCGGCATTGAACATGGCCTGATGAACACGACTCACGCCTACACCAACAGCCAGGCGCTGCACGACCAGCCGGAGAAAGATCTGCGCGGTGCGCGTGCGGCGGCCCTGTCGATTGTGCCCTACTCCAGCGGCGCGGCGAAAGCGCTCGGGAAGGTGATCCCCGAACTCGACGGACGTCTGACCGGGTATTCATTGCGCGTCCCGGTGCCGGTGGTATCGATTGTCGATCTGACGGTGACCCTGAGCCGGGAGGCGACGGTTGAAGAGGTGAATAACGCGTTTCGTGAAGCGGCGTCTGCGGGGCCTCTGAAAGGCATTCTGGGCTACAGCGATGAGCCGCTGGTCTCGAGCGATTATCAGGGCGACCCGCGCTCATCAATTATCGACGGGCTTTCTACGCTGGTGATTGGCGGGAATATGGTGAAGATCCTCGCATGGTATGACAACGAGTGGGGCTTCTCGAACCGCCTGGTGGATTTGGCGGTGCTGATGGATGAGAAAGGGGTGTAA
- a CDS encoding MFS transporter, with translation MNSSIAASEAIAPARPAWRAVYSLGLGVFGLITAEFLPASLLTPMAASLGVSEGMAGQAVTATALVALVTGLLITPATKSIDRRWVLMFFSVLQIISSLLVAFAPNLQVLLMGRLLLGVAIGGFWAMSTATAMRLVPAQHVPKALAIIFSSVSIATVVAAPLGSYLGSLIGWRNVFILCILPSMLALLWQLWVLPSMKPESSGSLGTLLRVLRRPGMIGGLLATVLIFSGHFAFFTYLRPFLETVGQASVESISLILLGFGLANFVGTSIAGHLLARNLRLTLALVPFVMGVLALTMVAFGHLAMLDGLLVAMWGFAFGLVPVGWSTWLATTVPDEAESAGGLLVASIQFAIGAGAAGGGAVFDLNGASGVFAGSGLLLVSAMVIVLMGVRVKAG, from the coding sequence ATGAATTCAAGTATCGCGGCAAGCGAGGCCATAGCGCCCGCCAGACCCGCCTGGCGCGCGGTCTATTCACTGGGACTGGGGGTTTTTGGCCTGATCACGGCGGAGTTTTTACCCGCCAGTTTGTTAACGCCGATGGCCGCAAGCCTCGGCGTCAGCGAAGGGATGGCCGGGCAGGCGGTGACCGCGACGGCGCTGGTGGCGCTGGTGACCGGGCTGCTCATCACCCCGGCCACCAAAAGCATCGACCGCCGCTGGGTGCTGATGTTTTTCTCGGTGCTGCAGATTATCTCCAGCCTGCTGGTGGCCTTCGCGCCGAATTTGCAGGTGCTGCTGATGGGCCGCCTGCTGCTGGGCGTCGCCATCGGTGGATTCTGGGCGATGTCGACGGCCACGGCGATGCGTCTGGTGCCTGCGCAGCACGTACCAAAAGCGCTGGCGATCATCTTCTCCAGCGTGTCGATTGCGACCGTGGTGGCCGCACCGCTCGGCAGCTATCTTGGCAGCCTGATCGGCTGGCGCAACGTCTTTATCCTCTGCATTCTGCCGAGCATGCTGGCGCTGCTCTGGCAGCTGTGGGTGCTTCCGTCGATGAAACCGGAAAGCAGCGGCAGTCTCGGGACATTACTGCGCGTGCTGCGCCGTCCGGGGATGATCGGCGGCCTGCTGGCGACGGTGCTGATTTTTAGCGGTCACTTTGCCTTCTTCACCTATCTGCGTCCGTTCCTCGAAACCGTCGGGCAGGCGAGCGTCGAGAGCATTTCGCTGATTCTGCTCGGCTTTGGTCTCGCTAACTTTGTCGGCACCTCGATCGCCGGGCATCTGCTGGCACGAAACTTACGCCTGACTCTGGCGCTGGTGCCTTTCGTGATGGGCGTGCTGGCGCTGACCATGGTGGCGTTCGGTCATCTGGCGATGCTCGACGGATTGCTGGTCGCGATGTGGGGCTTCGCCTTCGGCCTGGTGCCGGTGGGCTGGTCAACCTGGCTGGCGACCACCGTGCCGGACGAAGCCGAAAGTGCGGGTGGCCTGCTGGTGGCATCGATTCAATTTGCGATTGGCGCGGGTGCCGCAGGCGGCGGGGCAGTGTTTGACCTCAACGGCGCCAGCGGCGTCTTCGCCGGAAGCGGCTTGTTGCTGGTCTCCGCGATGGTGATTGTGCTGATGGGTGTACGCGTCAAAGCGGGATAG
- a CDS encoding AraC family transcriptional regulator — MTVQSPDLISELLRGMRLSGVKYRRIEASAPFGVAFSQAPGKAQFHFVSHGSAVLRMESGAVFNLSSGDALFIPNGNAHALLSDENACVTPVSAFPSEPICNSVCAITCEPCPESAHTVIFSGCMDFELGGMQPLIKAMPEVMMVSRLMSTWPEIHPLLAAMERESMTRQVGFAGILARLADVVAALIVRGWVEAGCGKATGWVQVLRDPRLSRAIYAMHQQPGVNWSVAELAKEAGTSRSVFAERFLSATGTTPAKYLSELRMRLAIQYIRHEHQAIETVALRLGYGSLAAFSRAFKRIVGHAPGTLRETSQTPEEV, encoded by the coding sequence ATGACCGTTCAGTCGCCCGATTTAATCAGTGAGCTTTTACGTGGAATGCGCCTCTCCGGAGTGAAATATCGCCGGATTGAGGCCAGCGCCCCTTTTGGCGTGGCGTTCAGTCAGGCGCCCGGCAAGGCGCAGTTTCACTTCGTCAGCCACGGTTCGGCGGTGCTGCGCATGGAGAGCGGCGCGGTGTTTAACCTCAGCAGCGGCGATGCGCTGTTTATCCCCAACGGCAATGCCCACGCCCTGCTGTCGGACGAAAATGCCTGCGTCACGCCAGTGTCGGCCTTCCCCAGCGAGCCGATTTGCAACTCCGTGTGCGCCATCACCTGCGAGCCGTGCCCGGAAAGCGCACACACGGTGATATTCAGCGGATGCATGGATTTTGAACTCGGCGGGATGCAGCCGCTGATCAAAGCGATGCCGGAAGTGATGATGGTCAGCCGTCTGATGTCGACCTGGCCGGAGATCCACCCGCTGCTGGCGGCGATGGAGCGGGAATCCATGACCCGCCAGGTGGGTTTCGCCGGGATCCTGGCGCGCCTCGCCGACGTGGTAGCGGCGCTGATCGTCCGCGGTTGGGTGGAAGCCGGCTGCGGGAAAGCCACCGGCTGGGTGCAGGTGTTGCGCGATCCGCGTCTGAGCCGCGCGATTTACGCCATGCATCAGCAGCCGGGCGTCAACTGGAGCGTGGCGGAGCTGGCGAAAGAGGCTGGAACTTCGCGTTCCGTGTTTGCCGAGCGCTTTTTGTCCGCGACCGGCACCACGCCCGCTAAGTATTTGAGTGAATTAAGGATGCGCCTGGCGATTCAGTATATTCGTCATGAGCATCAGGCGATTGAGACGGTGGCGTTGCGGCTGGGATATGGATCGCTGGCGGCCTTTAGCCGGGCGTTTAAGCGTATTGTCGGACATGCGCCGGGCACGCTGCGGGAGACCAGCCAGACCCCGGAAGAGGTCTGA
- a CDS encoding carbohydrate porin produces the protein MRIKLIVLAVSALCSAGINAAQNSPDLEEKLAQLEARLEKAESRAEKAEAQIEQLEKNQTVAAKNQPTVAVQSAEPVSAAALPKLTLSGYGDIKFYGDVEFNMDAASRSGALTSIKTSANKDWASGNNERWDINGRLLLGFDGYRRMEDGNFAGFSVQPLADLTGKMNLDDAVFFFGNENNWKIKVGRFEAYDMFPLNQDTFIEYSGNTANDLYSDGYGYIYMMKEGRGRSDSGGNFLMSKTLDNWYFEVNTLLENGSTLFVDKQYHGIDLDNDKNVAYVRPVISWQSGRFSTAVAMESNLVNNAYGYRDASGQWVDQSDRTGYGLTMTWNGQKTDPEEGVVVNLNTAYMDATDETDFTAGTNALWHNFELGYIYAHNQVDKFNSANVFDNCDNDCWITDPGDYDIHTIHASYLIPNVMKMKNFNIYLGAYASWVQAHPNDGDGNNDDRYGGRVRFKYYF, from the coding sequence ATGAGAATAAAACTTATTGTTTTGGCCGTCAGCGCACTCTGTTCCGCTGGGATCAATGCCGCACAGAATTCCCCCGATCTGGAAGAAAAACTCGCGCAGCTGGAAGCGCGTCTGGAAAAAGCCGAAAGCCGGGCAGAAAAGGCCGAGGCGCAAATTGAGCAATTAGAGAAAAACCAAACCGTGGCGGCCAAAAATCAGCCGACCGTGGCGGTGCAGTCCGCCGAGCCGGTGAGCGCCGCCGCATTACCCAAACTCACGCTCTCGGGCTATGGGGATATTAAATTTTATGGCGACGTCGAATTTAATATGGATGCCGCCAGCCGAAGTGGCGCATTAACCTCGATTAAAACCAGTGCGAACAAGGACTGGGCATCGGGAAATAATGAACGCTGGGATATTAACGGCCGTCTGCTGTTAGGGTTTGACGGATATCGCCGAATGGAGGACGGTAATTTCGCCGGATTCTCCGTCCAGCCGCTGGCGGATCTCACCGGCAAAATGAATCTCGATGATGCGGTATTCTTCTTCGGCAACGAAAATAACTGGAAGATTAAAGTCGGCCGCTTCGAAGCCTACGATATGTTCCCGCTGAACCAGGATACCTTTATTGAGTACTCCGGGAATACCGCCAACGATCTCTACAGCGACGGCTACGGTTATATCTACATGATGAAAGAGGGCCGAGGCCGTAGCGACAGCGGCGGCAACTTCCTGATGAGTAAAACCCTCGATAACTGGTATTTCGAGGTCAACACCCTGCTGGAAAACGGCAGCACGCTGTTCGTCGATAAGCAGTATCACGGCATCGATCTCGATAACGACAAAAACGTCGCGTACGTCCGTCCGGTGATTTCATGGCAGAGCGGGCGCTTCTCCACGGCGGTGGCGATGGAGAGCAACCTTGTCAACAACGCCTACGGCTATCGCGATGCGTCCGGGCAGTGGGTCGATCAGTCCGATCGTACCGGGTACGGCCTGACGATGACCTGGAACGGGCAAAAAACCGATCCGGAAGAGGGCGTGGTGGTGAATCTCAACACCGCCTACATGGACGCCACGGATGAAACCGACTTCACGGCCGGGACTAACGCCCTGTGGCATAACTTCGAGCTGGGCTACATCTACGCCCACAACCAGGTGGATAAATTCAACTCTGCGAATGTATTCGACAATTGCGACAACGACTGCTGGATAACCGATCCGGGCGATTACGATATCCACACCATTCACGCGTCGTATCTCATCCCGAACGTGATGAAAATGAAGAACTTTAATATCTATCTCGGGGCCTACGCCTCGTGGGTGCAAGCGCATCCGAACGACGGCGACGGAAATAACGACGACCGCTACGGTGGCCGCGTGCGCTTTAAATATTACTTCTGA
- a CDS encoding alpha,alpha-trehalase: MTRTDMRRPAPLALRVALGCALLSVAALSVADELPSGQKQSPDILLGPLFSDVQSAKLFPDQKTFADAVPKSDPLMILADYRMQHQQRGFDLRHFVEVNFTLPGEGEKYVPPAGQSLREHIDGLWPVLTRTTDKADKWDSLLPLPKPYVVPGGRFREVYYWDSYFTMLGLAESDHWDKISDMVANFGYELDNFGHIPNGNRSYYLSRSQPPFFALMVELLATHDKDALKTYLPQMEKEYSYWMEGVETLQPGQANKRVVKLDDGSILNRYWDDRDTPRPESWLDDVNTAKNNPNRPATEIYRDLRSAAASGWDFSSRWMDDPQKLGTIRTTSIVPVDLNALLFKMEKLLAKASQESGDTERANRYEALASARQKAIESHLWNDKEGWYADYDLKSKKVRNQLTAAALFPLYVNAASKERADKVASATASRLLKPGGVTTTTINSGQQWDAPNGWAPLQWVAAEGLQNYGHKKVAMDVTWRFLTNVQHTYDREQKLVEKYDVSTTGTGGGGGEYPLQDGFGWTNGVTLKMLDLVCPKEKPCDSLPATQPAANDDVAGVEKSAAK, translated from the coding sequence ATGACGAGAACCGACATGCGCCGTCCCGCACCGCTTGCGCTGCGCGTGGCATTAGGGTGCGCGCTGCTGAGCGTCGCTGCACTGAGCGTTGCTGATGAGTTACCTTCCGGGCAAAAACAGTCGCCAGATATTTTGCTCGGCCCCCTGTTTAGCGACGTGCAAAGCGCCAAACTGTTCCCCGATCAAAAAACCTTCGCTGATGCGGTACCGAAAAGCGATCCGCTGATGATTCTGGCGGATTATCGTATGCAGCATCAGCAGCGCGGTTTTGACCTGCGCCACTTCGTGGAGGTGAATTTCACCCTGCCGGGCGAAGGTGAGAAGTACGTTCCCCCTGCCGGACAGAGCCTGCGCGAGCATATTGACGGGCTGTGGCCGGTGCTGACGCGCACCACCGATAAGGCTGACAAATGGGATTCCCTGCTGCCGCTGCCGAAGCCTTACGTGGTGCCGGGCGGGCGTTTCCGCGAGGTCTATTACTGGGACAGTTATTTCACCATGCTGGGGCTGGCGGAGAGCGATCACTGGGACAAAATCAGCGATATGGTGGCGAACTTCGGCTATGAGCTGGACAACTTCGGTCATATCCCCAACGGTAACCGCAGCTATTACCTGAGCCGCTCCCAGCCGCCGTTCTTCGCCCTGATGGTCGAGCTGCTGGCGACGCACGACAAGGACGCGCTGAAAACTTACCTGCCGCAGATGGAAAAAGAGTACAGCTACTGGATGGAAGGCGTGGAGACGCTGCAGCCCGGTCAGGCCAACAAACGAGTGGTAAAACTGGATGACGGATCGATTCTCAATCGCTACTGGGACGATCGCGACACGCCGCGCCCGGAATCCTGGCTGGATGATGTCAACACCGCCAAAAATAATCCGAACCGCCCGGCGACTGAGATCTACCGCGACCTGCGCTCCGCCGCGGCGTCCGGCTGGGACTTTAGCTCGCGCTGGATGGACGATCCGCAAAAACTCGGCACTATTCGCACCACCAGCATCGTGCCTGTGGATCTGAACGCCCTGCTGTTCAAGATGGAAAAACTGCTCGCGAAAGCTTCTCAGGAATCAGGGGATACAGAGCGAGCTAACCGCTATGAAGCGCTGGCCAGTGCGCGACAAAAAGCGATTGAGAGCCATCTGTGGAATGACAAAGAGGGCTGGTATGCGGATTACGATCTGAAGAGCAAAAAGGTGCGCAATCAGCTGACCGCCGCCGCCCTGTTCCCGCTGTATGTCAACGCGGCCTCCAAAGAGCGGGCGGATAAGGTGGCCAGCGCTACCGCCTCGCGCCTGTTGAAACCGGGCGGTGTCACCACCACCACGATTAACAGCGGGCAGCAGTGGGACGCGCCTAACGGCTGGGCACCGTTGCAGTGGGTAGCCGCCGAAGGGTTGCAGAACTATGGTCACAAGAAAGTGGCGATGGATGTGACCTGGCGTTTCCTGACCAACGTGCAGCACACCTACGATCGCGAGCAGAAACTGGTGGAGAAATATGATGTGTCAACCACCGGGACCGGCGGAGGCGGCGGTGAGTATCCGCTGCAGGACGGCTTCGGCTGGACCAACGGCGTGACGCTGAAGATGCTGGACCTGGTGTGCCCGAAAGAGAAACCGTGCGACAGCTTGCCGGCGACGCAGCCGGCGGCGAACGATGATGTGGCGGGTGTGGAGAAGAGTGCGGCGAAGTAG
- a CDS encoding TonB-dependent siderophore receptor has translation MNTSRFAVCALAGAVSLALQTCAFAEESTIVVTGSEQGSALPEWTNSATKSAVAESKTPQVINTISATEIEQRHANSVNEILRYAPGVSTEVRGNTSYMSEYKIRGFTVEQEYYNGLQLPYNVTGNTKARIDPLLIESVDILKGPASVLYGGGSPGGLVNIQGKKPQKAAQTEVGFTTGTRNLKEGYLDSTGQIATSDWNYRLLGKATEGDDQPHTTRTENYLVAPSVTWQPDSKTRLTLDALAQNSPSLTPSNPLPLSYLRSKYADRRDYAGDEWSGFKQRQWMLGYSFEHEFDSGWGFNQKARYFDVDTHQRSIYSTGPGAQVYELNRFAYTTDEDLQSFNIDNQVTKTLELGDWKHHLLAGFDYQKLNSHFHYRYASNTPGIDMRDPDYSQVNDGALGLYTAQKNRLSYQQNGYYLQDQIEFGGLNLLGSLRYDDYRSVTTDYLQNGDKAWVSQDRVTKRLGALYAFENGISPFISYSEGFAPVSPQGTLTAKDVKPTTSKQVEGGVKYLLEEYATTFTASVFNIRQKNVVTTDPGFLNYRQTGEVESKGAELSAISRPTDNLTLIANYAYTHAINTEDEKYKGKRPTQVPENAFNLWGDYTFDSTPLKGLNLGAGARYTGPMEIAPTNDRGKLGGTTQYDLAASYQMGEIMPSLAGLTLKASAQNITNKETFTCYDATNCWIGRDRTVQVGASYSF, from the coding sequence ATGAACACCTCGCGTTTTGCAGTATGTGCGTTGGCAGGAGCCGTTTCACTGGCGTTGCAAACCTGTGCGTTTGCGGAAGAATCCACGATAGTCGTGACCGGATCAGAGCAGGGCAGCGCGCTCCCGGAATGGACCAACAGTGCCACCAAATCAGCGGTGGCCGAAAGTAAAACCCCGCAGGTCATCAACACCATTTCCGCCACCGAGATCGAACAGCGCCACGCGAATTCGGTCAACGAAATCCTGCGCTATGCCCCTGGCGTGTCGACGGAAGTGCGCGGCAACACCTCCTACATGAGCGAATATAAAATTCGCGGATTCACCGTCGAGCAGGAGTATTACAACGGCCTGCAGCTGCCGTACAACGTCACCGGGAACACCAAAGCGCGCATCGACCCGCTGCTGATCGAGAGCGTCGATATCCTCAAAGGCCCGGCTTCGGTGCTCTACGGCGGCGGCTCGCCGGGCGGGCTGGTCAATATTCAGGGCAAAAAACCGCAAAAAGCGGCGCAGACGGAAGTGGGCTTTACTACCGGCACGCGTAACCTGAAAGAGGGGTATCTCGACTCCACCGGGCAAATCGCCACCAGCGACTGGAACTACCGTCTGCTGGGTAAAGCGACGGAGGGCGACGATCAGCCGCACACCACCCGCACGGAAAACTACCTGGTGGCCCCGTCCGTCACCTGGCAGCCGGACAGCAAAACGCGCCTGACCCTCGACGCGCTGGCGCAAAACTCCCCGAGCCTGACGCCGTCTAACCCGCTGCCGCTCTCTTACCTGCGCTCGAAATATGCCGATCGCCGCGATTATGCGGGCGACGAGTGGAGCGGTTTCAAACAGCGCCAGTGGATGCTGGGCTACAGCTTTGAACACGAGTTCGACAGCGGCTGGGGATTCAACCAGAAAGCGCGCTATTTCGATGTGGACACGCACCAGCGCAGCATCTACTCCACCGGACCGGGCGCACAAGTCTATGAGCTGAACCGCTTTGCCTACACCACCGATGAAGATCTGCAGAGCTTTAATATCGATAACCAGGTCACCAAAACGCTCGAACTGGGCGACTGGAAACATCATCTGCTGGCGGGGTTTGACTATCAGAAGCTGAACTCGCACTTCCACTATCGCTACGCGTCGAACACGCCGGGCATCGACATGCGCGACCCGGACTACTCGCAGGTGAACGACGGGGCGCTCGGTCTCTATACCGCGCAGAAAAACCGCCTGAGCTATCAGCAGAACGGCTACTACCTGCAGGACCAGATTGAATTCGGCGGCCTGAACCTGCTCGGCAGTCTGCGCTACGATGACTACCGTTCAGTCACTACCGATTATCTGCAAAACGGTGATAAAGCCTGGGTGTCGCAGGATCGCGTCACCAAACGTCTGGGGGCGCTGTACGCCTTCGAGAACGGCATTTCACCGTTCATCAGCTACTCCGAAGGCTTTGCGCCGGTCTCACCGCAGGGCACGCTGACGGCGAAAGACGTCAAACCGACCACCAGCAAACAGGTGGAAGGCGGGGTGAAATACCTGCTGGAAGAGTACGCGACCACCTTTACCGCCTCGGTGTTTAACATCCGCCAGAAAAACGTGGTCACCACCGATCCGGGCTTCCTCAATTATCGCCAGACTGGCGAAGTGGAGTCGAAAGGGGCAGAGCTGTCGGCCATCAGCCGTCCAACGGATAACCTGACGCTGATTGCCAACTACGCCTACACCCACGCGATAAACACTGAAGATGAGAAGTACAAAGGCAAACGCCCGACGCAGGTGCCGGAAAACGCCTTTAATCTTTGGGGGGATTACACCTTCGACAGCACGCCGCTGAAAGGGCTGAACCTCGGCGCAGGGGCGCGCTACACCGGTCCGATGGAGATCGCGCCGACCAACGATCGGGGCAAACTGGGTGGCACCACGCAGTACGACCTGGCCGCTTCGTATCAGATGGGTGAAATCATGCCGTCGCTGGCCGGGCTGACCCTGAAAGCCAGCGCGCAGAACATCACCAACAAAGAGACCTTCACCTGCTACGACGCAACCAACTGCTGGATTGGGCGGGATCGCACGGTACAGGTGGGGGCGAGTTATAGTTTCTGA
- a CDS encoding GlsB/YeaQ/YmgE family stress response membrane protein, with product MGIIAWIVFGLIAGVIAKFIMPGRDGGGFILTCVLGVIGAVVGGWLATMFGVGGSVSGFNLHSFLVAVVGAIVVLAVFRLLRRA from the coding sequence ATGGGTATCATCGCCTGGATTGTCTTTGGTCTTATCGCCGGCGTTATCGCAAAATTCATTATGCCGGGACGTGATGGTGGCGGTTTCATTCTGACCTGCGTGCTGGGGGTCATCGGTGCGGTAGTCGGCGGCTGGCTGGCGACCATGTTTGGCGTCGGTGGCAGCGTCAGCGGCTTTAATCTGCACAGTTTCCTGGTGGCCGTCGTGGGCGCAATCGTCGTCCTGGCGGTTTTCCGCCTGCTCAGACGGGCATAA
- the ycgR gene encoding flagellar brake protein YcgR, whose product MSNYSEQFLKQNPLAVLGVLRDLHKGEVPVRISWATNQFISRILEATPERLVIDLGSQEYENRAVLCAKNISVLAETKGAKVEFVLPHVEQGEYLNLPAFITPLPDSLWFVQRREYFRINAPLHPSYFCKAKMPDKKEIRFRLFDLSLGGMGALMDTPRPDGLVEGMRFSQIELDMAGWGRFYFDAQLIAISERKVVDSKNETITTPRLSFRFLNVGPGAERELQRIIFSLEREARERANKVL is encoded by the coding sequence GTGAGTAATTACAGTGAGCAGTTCCTGAAGCAAAATCCGCTGGCTGTATTAGGTGTATTACGCGACCTGCACAAGGGCGAAGTGCCTGTGCGCATCAGTTGGGCTACAAATCAGTTCATCAGCAGGATCCTGGAAGCGACACCGGAGCGTCTGGTGATTGACCTCGGCAGCCAGGAGTATGAGAACCGGGCGGTACTGTGTGCGAAAAACATCTCCGTGCTGGCAGAAACCAAAGGGGCGAAGGTTGAATTTGTCCTGCCGCATGTGGAACAAGGCGAATATCTCAATCTGCCGGCGTTTATTACTCCATTGCCGGACAGCCTGTGGTTCGTCCAGCGCCGGGAGTATTTCCGTATTAACGCCCCGCTGCACCCTTCCTATTTTTGTAAGGCCAAAATGCCGGACAAAAAAGAGATCCGCTTTCGCCTCTTCGACCTGTCACTCGGCGGGATGGGCGCACTGATGGACACACCACGACCGGACGGACTGGTGGAAGGGATGCGTTTTTCACAGATTGAACTGGATATGGCTGGCTGGGGACGTTTTTACTTTGACGCGCAGCTGATTGCTATCAGCGAACGCAAGGTTGTGGACAGCAAAAATGAGACCATCACCACACCGCGGCTGAGCTTTCGCTTTTTGAATGTCGGGCCTGGGGCTGAAAGGGAACTGCAGAGAATTATTTTCTCGCTGGAGCGAGAAGCACGGGAGCGCGCGAATAAGGTGCTCTGA